From one Brachypodium distachyon strain Bd21 chromosome 4, Brachypodium_distachyon_v3.0, whole genome shotgun sequence genomic stretch:
- the LOC112272407 gene encoding uncharacterized protein LOC112272407: MALKERPLAESLSVGPKFVKKVSQGQCGKKFPRSPPQTVSRGPSAASQPPSAAADRLPISIRRRVRCCGGRGHRTGVAPAAMLMSGCPATGQDLTQLLDASPRNRVRHLLPPVAVSEEVLQEAEEALRDGRRRRAARRPEPLHRRWVESGGGCAGWAETRRVPRSPARTGWHSAAAHWTRARTAEGAAGDSEGGGSGSTLGRRNLMRSTYGSAAFSCASASSVRNAL; encoded by the exons ATGGCATTGAAGGAAAGGCCACTGGCGGAAAGTCTTTCCGTGGGGccaaaatttgtcaaaaaagttAGCCAGGGCCAGTGTGGCAAAAAATTCCCACGTTCACCGCCGCAGACCGTCTCCCGAgggccctccgccgcctcccaacCTCCCTCTGCGGCCGCAGACCGCCTCCCGATCtccatccgccgccgcgtccggtgctgcggcggccgcggccaccgAACAGGTGTGGCACCGGCGGCGATGCTGATGAGCGGATGCCCGGCGACCGGACAAGACCTCACGCAGCTGCTGGACGCGAGCCCCAGGAACAGAGTACGCCATCTCCTGCCTCCTGTTGCTGTCAGCGAGGAAGTTCTGCAAGAAGCTGAAGAAGCTCTCCGAGATGGACGTCGCCGGCGTGCGGCACGACGCCCTGAACCTCTCCACCGTCGCTGGgtggagagcggcggcggctgcgcgggCTGGGCGGAGACGaggagggtgccgaggtcgccGGCGCGGACTGGGTGGcattcggcggcggcgcactgGACGAGGGCAAGGACTGCggagggcgccgccggtgATTCAGAGGGTGGCGGATCGGGATCAACTCTGGGAAGGAGAAATCTGATGCGGA GTACATATGGATCAGCGGCCTTCAGCTGTGCTAGTGCCTCATCGGTGAGAAATGCCTTGTGA
- the LOC100820954 gene encoding receptor kinase-like protein Xa21 isoform X1 has protein sequence MRVTSIMQFILGLMVCNGHAVICDSLYGNETDRLSLLEFKNAISLDPKQSLMSWNDSIHFCNWEGVHCRIKNPLRVISLDLANRGLVGQISPSLGNLTLLKHLFLSTNRFTGTIPPALGHLHRLQNLYLSNNTLQGTIPSLANCSNLKALWLDRNQLVGQIPTDLPPFLEKLQLSVNNLTGTIPASLANITSLNQFNFALNSIEGNIPNELRKLPALHILNAGGNQLTGTFPQAILNLSTLVSLNLGQNRLSGEVPSNLGNSLPNLQAFALANNFFHGEIPSSLINASELSKFDISSNNFTGLILRSIGRLSKLTWLNLEFNKLQARSKEDWEFMSSLANCTKLNAFSVEGNHLEGEVPTSLSNLSIQLQNLYLGRNQLTGGFPSGIANLPNLIVLGMNSNRFTGNIPQWLGTLKSLQILGLASNTFTGFIPSSLSNLSQLTYLLLDSNQFVGSIPPSFRNLQGLSILNISNNNLSGRVPKEIFSIPTLMQIYLSFNNIDGELPTDIANAKQLTNLELSSNRLSGVVPSTLGNCASLQDIKLDWNNFSGSIPISISKISSLQILSVSHNNITGSIPVSLGNLQYLEQLDLSFNHLEGEVPTKGIFMNVTAVQIDGNQGLCGGTLELHLMACSATPSNSTKHKLFLVLKVVIPVACMVSLVMIILVLLFWRRKHKRETMSLPSFGGSFGRQFPKVSFIDLDRATEGFSTSNIIGRGIHGSVYQGKLFEDGNDVAIKVFNLETRGAQKSFIAECNALSNVRHRNLLPILTACSSIDSNGNDFKALVYEFMPRGDLHRLLYSTQDYEGSADLIHITLAQRLSIVVDVADALEYLHHNNQGTIVHCDMKPSNILLDDNMTAHVGDFGLARFKVDSGVSSSDDPYSTSLIAIKGTIGYVAPECATGGHVSTASDVYSFGIVLLEIFLRKRPTDDMFKDGLDIAKFVEMNFPESMSQIVEPELLQDQPEFTKGSPVVTKENDLGSLISVLRIGLCCTKLSPNERPNMQEVASKLHGIKEAYLRGY, from the exons ATGAGGGTTACTTCTATCATGCAGTTTATCTTGGGGCTCATGGTTTGCAATGGACATGCTGTCATTTGTGACTCCTTATATGGAAATGAGACAGACCGGTTGTCACTGCTTGAATTTAAGAATGCGATCAGCCTCGATCCAAAGCAATCCTTGATGTCTTGGAATGATAGCATCCACTTTTGCAATTGGGAAGGTGTTCATTGCAGGATAAAGAATCCACTCCGTGTCATTTCTCTTGACCTTGCAAATCGAGGTTTAGTAGGGCAAATCTCTCCTTCACTTGGAAATCTAACACTCCTAAAACATCTATTCCTATCGACAAATAGGTTTACTGGGACAATTCCTCCAGCCCTTGGTCACTTGCATCGCCTCCAAAACCTATACTTGAGCAATAACACACTACAAGGAACGATACCTAGTCTTGCAAACTGTTCCAACCTCAAGGCCCTATGGCTGGATAGAAATCAACTAGTTGGGCAAATTCCTACAGATTTGCCTCCTTTCCTGGAAAAGCTGCAACTTTCAGTAAACAATCTTACTGGAACCATCCCTGCTTCTCTTGCCAATATCACATCGCTAAACCAGTTTAACTTTGCTCTTAATAGTATCGAGGGCAACATCCCAAATGAGCTTAGAAAGTTACCTGCGCTTCATATTTTGAATGCGGGTGGTAACCAGTTGACAGGCACGTTTCCACAAGCCATCTTGAACCTTTCTACTCTCGTTAGCCTTAACCTTGGTCAGAATCGTTTAAGTGGTGAGGTACCGTCAAATCTTGGTAACTCTCTACCCAATCTCCAGGCATTCGCTTTAGCCAACAACTTCTTTCACGGGGAAATCCCATCTTCACTGATAAACGCATCTGAGCTAAGCAAATTTGATATATCAAGTAATAATTTCACGGGATTGATTCTTAGATCCATTGGCAGACTTTCCAAACTCACGTGGTTAAATCTTGAGTTCAATAAACTCCAAGCACGCTCCAAGGAAGACTGGGAGTTTATGAGTAGCTTAGCCAATTGTACCAAGCTAAATGCCTTCTCAGTAGAGGGGAATCATCTAGAAGGCGAGGTACCAACTTCATTATCTAACCTTTCCATTCAGCTTCAAAATCTATATTTAGGACGAAATCAATTGACAGGGGGTTTCCCTTCTGGCATAGCAAACCTTCCCAACTTGATTGTTCTAGGAATGAATTCTAATCGATTTACAGGTAACATTCCACAATGGCTAGGAACTCTTAAAAGTTTGCAAATACTAGGCTTAGCTAGCAACACATTTACCGGGTTTATTCCATCCTCCCTTTCCAATTTATCTCAGTTGACATATCTTCTTCTAGACTCGAACCAATTTGTTGGCAGTATACCACCAAGCTTCAGAAACCTTCAAGGCCTTTCAATATTGAACATTTCCAACAACAATCTGAGTGGTAGGGTACCAAAGGAGATCTTTAGCATTCCGACACTAATgcaaatttatttatcttttaACAACATCGATGGAGAACTTCCTACCGACATCGCCAATGCCAAACAACTCACAAATCTAGAACTGTCATCAAATAGGCTATCTGGAGTTGTTCCTAGCACTTTGGGCAATTGTGCAAGTTTGCAAGATATCAAGTTGGACTGGAATAATTTCAGTGGAAGCATCCCCATTTCAATAAGCAAAATAAGCAGCCTACAAATTCTCAGTGTTTCCCACAATAACATAACTGGGTCAATTCCAGTGTCCCTTGGCAACCTACAATATCTTGAGCAGCTAGATTTGTCATTCAACCATCTTGAGGGGGAGGTCCCAACAAAAGGAATCTTCATGAATGTAACTGCAGTCCAGATTGATGGAAATCAGGGTCTTTGTGGTGGGACTCTGGAGTTACATTTAATGGCATGTTCTGCTACGCCTTCGAATTCAACAAAGCACAAGCTGTTCTTGGTACTCAAAGTGGTAATCCCAGTAGCTTGCATGGTGTCACTTGTTATGATCATACTTGTGTTATTGTTTTGGAGAAGGAAACATAAGAGAGAAACTATGTCTTTGCCATCATTTGGTGGATCATTTGGTAGACAATTTCCCAAAGTTTCTTTCATTGATCTAGATAGAGCAACAGAGGGGTTCTCAACGTCCAACATAATTGGCAGAGGGATACACGGTTCTGTGTATCAAGGGAAACTATTTGAAGATGGAAATGATGTTGCCATAAAAGTCTTCAACCTGGAGACAAGGGGAGCACAAAAGAGCTTCATTGCAGAATGTAATGCCTTAAGCAATGTGCGGCACCGTAATCTACTCCCTATACTAACCGCATgctcgagcattgattctaaTGGGAATGATTTCAAAGCTCTAGTCTATGAGTTCATGCCTCGAGGAGACTTACATAGACTACTATACTCAACTCAAGACTATGAAGGCTCTGCAGATTTGATACATATTACACTGGCTCAAAGGCTAAGCATTGTTGTGGATGTGGCAGATGCATTGGAGTACCTACACCATAACAACCAAGGAACTATTGTTCATTGTGATATGAAGCCTAGCAACATTCTTTTGGATGACAACATGACAGCTCATGTTGGAGACTTCGGTCTTGCAAGGTTCAAAGTTGATTCCGGGGTATCATCTTCTGATGATCCATACTCAACTTCTTTGATTGCAATAAAGGGAACGATTGGATATGTTGCTCCAG AGTGTGCAACAGGCGGCCATGTTTCAACTGCTAGCGATGTCTATAGCTTTGGAATTGTCCTCCTCGAAATATTCTTACGGAAGAGGCCAACCGACGATATGTTCAAAGATGGACTAGACATTGCAAAATTTGTCGAAATGAATTTTCCTGAAAGCATGTCGCAAATTGTTGAACCTGAATTACTCCAAGATCAACCTGAGTTTACTAAAGGAAGTCCAGTGGTCACAAAGGAAAATGACCTGGGCTCTTTAATTTCAGTGCTAAGAATTGGGCTTTGCTGCACCAAGCTGTCACCAAATGAGCGCCCCAACATGCAGGAAGTGGCTTCAAAGCTGCATGGAATTAAGGAGGCTTATCTCAGAGGGTACTAA
- the LOC100820954 gene encoding receptor kinase-like protein Xa21 isoform X2 — MRVTSIMQFILGLMVCNGHAVICDSLYGNETDRLSLLEFKNAISLDPKQSLMSWNDSIHFCNWEGVHCRIKNPLRVISLDLANRGLVGQISPSLGNLTLLKHLFLSTNRFTGTIPPALGHLHRLQNLYLSNNTLQGTIPSLANCSNLKALWLDRNQLVGQIPTDLPPFLEKLQLSVNNLTGTIPASLANITSLNQFNFALNSIEGNIPNELRKLPALHILNAGGNQLTGTFPQAILNLSTLVSLNLGQNRLSGEVPSNLGNSLPNLQAFALANNFFHGEIPSSLINASELSKFDISSNNFTGLILRSIGRLSKLTWLNLEFNKLQARSKEDWEFMSSLANCTKLNAFSVEGNHLEGEVPTSLSNLSIQLQNLYLGRNQLTGGFPSGIANLPNLIVLGMNSNRFTGNIPQWLGTLKSLQILGLASNTFTGFIPSSLSNLSQLTYLLLDSNQFVGSIPPSFRNLQGLSILNISNNNLSGRVPKEIFSIPTLMQIYLSFNNIDGELPTDIANAKQLTNLELSSNRLSGVVPSTLGNCASLQDIKLDWNNFSGSIPISISKISSLQILSVSHNNITGSIPVSLGNLQYLEQLDLSFNHLEGEVPTKGIFMNVTAVQIDGNQGLCGGTLELHLMACSATPSNSTKHKLFLVLKVVIPVACMVSLVMIILVLLFWRRKHKRETMSLPSFGGSFGRQFPKVSFIDLDRATEGFSTSNIIGRGIHGSVYQGKLFEDGNDVAIKVFNLETRGAQKSFIAECNALSNVRHRNLLPILTACSSIDSNGNDFKALVYEFMPRGDLHRLLYSTQDYEGSADLIHITLAQRLSIVVDVADALEYLHHNNQGTIVHCDMKPSNILLDDNMTAHVGDFGLARFKVDSGVSSSDDPYSTSLIAIKGTIGYVAPECATGGQVSRASDVYSFGIILLEIFLWKRPIDDMFKDGLNIAKFVEMNFPARIAQIIDPELLQDPMATKESYWEFLVSLLNIGLCCTKLSPNERPIMQEVAPRLHGIKESYLRGNQAL, encoded by the exons ATGAGGGTTACTTCTATCATGCAGTTTATCTTGGGGCTCATGGTTTGCAATGGACATGCTGTCATTTGTGACTCCTTATATGGAAATGAGACAGACCGGTTGTCACTGCTTGAATTTAAGAATGCGATCAGCCTCGATCCAAAGCAATCCTTGATGTCTTGGAATGATAGCATCCACTTTTGCAATTGGGAAGGTGTTCATTGCAGGATAAAGAATCCACTCCGTGTCATTTCTCTTGACCTTGCAAATCGAGGTTTAGTAGGGCAAATCTCTCCTTCACTTGGAAATCTAACACTCCTAAAACATCTATTCCTATCGACAAATAGGTTTACTGGGACAATTCCTCCAGCCCTTGGTCACTTGCATCGCCTCCAAAACCTATACTTGAGCAATAACACACTACAAGGAACGATACCTAGTCTTGCAAACTGTTCCAACCTCAAGGCCCTATGGCTGGATAGAAATCAACTAGTTGGGCAAATTCCTACAGATTTGCCTCCTTTCCTGGAAAAGCTGCAACTTTCAGTAAACAATCTTACTGGAACCATCCCTGCTTCTCTTGCCAATATCACATCGCTAAACCAGTTTAACTTTGCTCTTAATAGTATCGAGGGCAACATCCCAAATGAGCTTAGAAAGTTACCTGCGCTTCATATTTTGAATGCGGGTGGTAACCAGTTGACAGGCACGTTTCCACAAGCCATCTTGAACCTTTCTACTCTCGTTAGCCTTAACCTTGGTCAGAATCGTTTAAGTGGTGAGGTACCGTCAAATCTTGGTAACTCTCTACCCAATCTCCAGGCATTCGCTTTAGCCAACAACTTCTTTCACGGGGAAATCCCATCTTCACTGATAAACGCATCTGAGCTAAGCAAATTTGATATATCAAGTAATAATTTCACGGGATTGATTCTTAGATCCATTGGCAGACTTTCCAAACTCACGTGGTTAAATCTTGAGTTCAATAAACTCCAAGCACGCTCCAAGGAAGACTGGGAGTTTATGAGTAGCTTAGCCAATTGTACCAAGCTAAATGCCTTCTCAGTAGAGGGGAATCATCTAGAAGGCGAGGTACCAACTTCATTATCTAACCTTTCCATTCAGCTTCAAAATCTATATTTAGGACGAAATCAATTGACAGGGGGTTTCCCTTCTGGCATAGCAAACCTTCCCAACTTGATTGTTCTAGGAATGAATTCTAATCGATTTACAGGTAACATTCCACAATGGCTAGGAACTCTTAAAAGTTTGCAAATACTAGGCTTAGCTAGCAACACATTTACCGGGTTTATTCCATCCTCCCTTTCCAATTTATCTCAGTTGACATATCTTCTTCTAGACTCGAACCAATTTGTTGGCAGTATACCACCAAGCTTCAGAAACCTTCAAGGCCTTTCAATATTGAACATTTCCAACAACAATCTGAGTGGTAGGGTACCAAAGGAGATCTTTAGCATTCCGACACTAATgcaaatttatttatcttttaACAACATCGATGGAGAACTTCCTACCGACATCGCCAATGCCAAACAACTCACAAATCTAGAACTGTCATCAAATAGGCTATCTGGAGTTGTTCCTAGCACTTTGGGCAATTGTGCAAGTTTGCAAGATATCAAGTTGGACTGGAATAATTTCAGTGGAAGCATCCCCATTTCAATAAGCAAAATAAGCAGCCTACAAATTCTCAGTGTTTCCCACAATAACATAACTGGGTCAATTCCAGTGTCCCTTGGCAACCTACAATATCTTGAGCAGCTAGATTTGTCATTCAACCATCTTGAGGGGGAGGTCCCAACAAAAGGAATCTTCATGAATGTAACTGCAGTCCAGATTGATGGAAATCAGGGTCTTTGTGGTGGGACTCTGGAGTTACATTTAATGGCATGTTCTGCTACGCCTTCGAATTCAACAAAGCACAAGCTGTTCTTGGTACTCAAAGTGGTAATCCCAGTAGCTTGCATGGTGTCACTTGTTATGATCATACTTGTGTTATTGTTTTGGAGAAGGAAACATAAGAGAGAAACTATGTCTTTGCCATCATTTGGTGGATCATTTGGTAGACAATTTCCCAAAGTTTCTTTCATTGATCTAGATAGAGCAACAGAGGGGTTCTCAACGTCCAACATAATTGGCAGAGGGATACACGGTTCTGTGTATCAAGGGAAACTATTTGAAGATGGAAATGATGTTGCCATAAAAGTCTTCAACCTGGAGACAAGGGGAGCACAAAAGAGCTTCATTGCAGAATGTAATGCCTTAAGCAATGTGCGGCACCGTAATCTACTCCCTATACTAACCGCATgctcgagcattgattctaaTGGGAATGATTTCAAAGCTCTAGTCTATGAGTTCATGCCTCGAGGAGACTTACATAGACTACTATACTCAACTCAAGACTATGAAGGCTCTGCAGATTTGATACATATTACACTGGCTCAAAGGCTAAGCATTGTTGTGGATGTGGCAGATGCATTGGAGTACCTACACCATAACAACCAAGGAACTATTGTTCATTGTGATATGAAGCCTAGCAACATTCTTTTGGATGACAACATGACAGCTCATGTTGGAGACTTCGGTCTTGCAAGGTTCAAAGTTGATTCCGGGGTATCATCTTCTGATGATCCATACTCAACTTCTTTGATTGCAATAAAGGGAACGATTGGATATGTTGCTCCAG AGTGTGCAACAGGCGGCCAAGTTTCGAGAGCCAGCGATGTCTATAGCTTTGGAATCATTCTACTTGAAATATTCTTATGGAAGAGGCCGATAGATGATATGTTTAAAGATGGACTGAACATTGCCAAATTCGTCGAGATGAACTTTCCAGCGAGGATAGCACAGATTATTGACCCTGAATTACTTCAAGATCCCATGGCCACGAAGGAAAGTTACTGGGAATTTTTAGTCTCACTGCTAAACATTGGACTTTGCTGCACCAAGTTGTCGCCCAACGAGCGCCCCATCATGCAGGAAGTGGCTCCAAGGCTGCATGGAATTAAGGAGTCATATCTCAGAGGGAACCAAG CTCTCTAG